From one Rhizobium rosettiformans genomic stretch:
- the atpD gene encoding F0F1 ATP synthase subunit beta: protein MAKAATPKSKAVKSAAGALGKVTQVIGAVVDVSFEGELPPILNALETDNGGNRLVLEVAQHLGENQVRTIAMDSTEGLVRGQPVTDTGAPITVPVGPETLGRIMNVIGDPVDEAGPLVTEGRRAIHQEAPSYVEQSTESQILVTGIKVVDLLAPYAKGGKIGLFGGAGVGKTVLIMELINNVAKAHGGYSVFAGVGERTREGNDLYHEMIESGVNKHGGGEGSKAALVYGQMNEPPGARARVALTGLTIAEDFRDKGQDVLFFVDNIFRFTQAGSEVSALLGRIPSAVGYQPTLATDMGQMQERITTTTKGSITSVQAIYVPADDLTDPAPATSFAHLDATTVLSRSIAEKGIYPAVDPLDSTSRMLDPMIIGEEHYEVARKVQSTLQRYKALQDIIAILGMDELSEDDKQTVARARKIERFLSQPFFVAEVFTGSPGKLVALEDTIKGFKGLVNGDYDHLPEAAFYMVGSIEEAIEKAKRLAAEAA, encoded by the coding sequence ATGGCTAAGGCAGCTACCCCCAAGTCTAAGGCGGTGAAGTCCGCAGCCGGCGCTCTCGGCAAGGTCACGCAGGTCATCGGCGCCGTCGTCGACGTCTCGTTCGAAGGCGAACTGCCCCCGATCCTGAACGCGCTGGAAACCGACAACGGCGGCAACCGCCTCGTTCTCGAAGTTGCGCAGCACCTCGGTGAAAACCAGGTCCGCACGATCGCCATGGACTCGACCGAAGGTCTCGTCCGCGGTCAGCCGGTAACCGACACGGGCGCTCCGATCACCGTTCCGGTTGGTCCGGAAACGCTCGGTCGCATCATGAACGTCATCGGTGATCCGGTTGACGAAGCCGGCCCGCTGGTCACCGAAGGTCGCCGCGCCATCCACCAGGAAGCGCCGTCCTACGTCGAACAGTCGACGGAATCGCAGATCCTCGTCACCGGCATCAAGGTTGTCGACCTGCTCGCTCCTTACGCCAAGGGCGGCAAGATCGGCCTGTTCGGCGGCGCCGGCGTTGGCAAGACCGTTCTGATCATGGAACTGATCAACAACGTTGCGAAGGCACACGGCGGTTACTCGGTGTTCGCTGGCGTGGGTGAACGTACCCGCGAAGGCAACGACCTTTATCACGAAATGATCGAGTCCGGCGTCAACAAGCACGGCGGTGGCGAAGGCTCGAAGGCGGCGCTCGTTTACGGCCAGATGAACGAACCGCCGGGCGCCCGCGCTCGCGTTGCTCTCACCGGTCTGACGATCGCTGAAGACTTCCGCGACAAGGGCCAGGACGTTCTGTTCTTCGTCGACAACATCTTCCGCTTCACCCAGGCAGGTTCCGAAGTGTCGGCTCTGCTCGGCCGTATCCCGTCGGCCGTTGGTTATCAGCCGACGCTCGCCACCGACATGGGCCAGATGCAGGAACGCATCACCACCACGACCAAGGGCTCGATCACCTCGGTTCAGGCCATCTACGTTCCCGCCGACGACTTGACGGACCCGGCTCCGGCCACCTCGTTCGCCCACTTGGACGCAACGACCGTTCTGTCGCGTTCGATCGCCGAAAAGGGTATCTACCCGGCCGTTGACCCGCTCGACTCGACCTCGCGCATGCTCGACCCGATGATCATCGGCGAAGAGCACTACGAAGTCGCCCGTAAGGTTCAGTCGACCCTGCAGCGCTACAAGGCACTTCAGGACATCATCGCGATCCTCGGCATGGACGAACTGTCGGAAGACGACAAGCAGACCGTTGCCCGCGCTCGTAAGATCGAACGCTTCCTGTCGCAGCCGTTCTTCGTTGCCGAAGTCTTCACCGGTTCGCCGGGCAAGCTGGTTGCTCTCGAAGACACGATCAAGGGCTTCAAGGGCCTGGTCAACGGCGACTACGACCACCTGCCCGAAGCTGCCTTCTACATGGTCGGCTCCATCGAGGAAGCCATCGAGAAGGCCAAGCGCCTGGCTGCCGAAGCCGCTTAA
- a CDS encoding mandelate racemase/muconate lactonizing enzyme family protein: MKVASLKTHVVATPAPHIGGMYWIFVELETACGIKGVGEIYSTAFHPSGIAVLVEDVFTRYLEGHDPHQIERFWRAAYSSGFTQRPDPTMVGIISGLEIACWDIIGKAAGRPVADLLGGPVHDKLRAYTYLYPKNSAGEYDYNDPDLAAEEAIRMVEAGFTGLKFDPAGPYTNYSGHQLSLPVMDRCEEFCRKIRDAIGNRADILFGTHGQMVPSSAIRLAKRLEKYDPLWFEEPVPPGQEAAMAEVARATSIPVSTGERLTTKYEFQRVLQHGSASILQMNVARVGGLLEAKKIAGMAEAFYAQIAPHLYNGPVGAAASIQLAATCPNFLIHEAIMDFGGFHAEVLKTKLSFDDGYLIPSREPGLGIELNHEVIARHTPYTGERLHLQMAPEHADVKAFMPAKG; this comes from the coding sequence ATGAAAGTCGCTTCGCTCAAGACACACGTTGTCGCAACGCCCGCACCGCATATCGGCGGGATGTACTGGATCTTTGTCGAGCTGGAGACGGCCTGTGGCATCAAGGGCGTCGGTGAAATCTACTCGACCGCCTTTCACCCCTCTGGCATCGCCGTCCTCGTCGAAGACGTCTTCACCCGCTATCTCGAAGGTCATGATCCGCACCAGATCGAGCGATTCTGGCGCGCTGCCTATTCGAGCGGCTTCACCCAGCGGCCCGATCCGACTATGGTCGGGATCATCTCGGGTCTCGAAATCGCCTGCTGGGACATCATCGGCAAGGCAGCCGGGCGACCGGTCGCCGATCTGCTCGGCGGCCCCGTCCACGACAAGCTGCGCGCCTATACCTATCTCTATCCGAAGAATTCAGCCGGCGAATACGACTACAACGATCCGGATCTTGCTGCCGAAGAGGCAATCCGCATGGTCGAGGCCGGCTTCACCGGGCTGAAATTCGATCCGGCCGGCCCCTACACCAACTATTCCGGCCATCAGCTGTCGCTGCCGGTCATGGACCGCTGCGAGGAGTTTTGCCGCAAGATCCGCGATGCGATCGGCAACCGCGCCGACATCCTCTTCGGCACCCATGGCCAGATGGTGCCCTCTTCGGCAATCCGGCTGGCCAAACGCCTTGAGAAATACGATCCGCTCTGGTTCGAGGAGCCTGTACCGCCCGGCCAGGAAGCAGCGATGGCCGAAGTCGCGCGCGCCACTTCGATCCCTGTCTCGACTGGCGAGCGGCTGACGACAAAGTATGAATTCCAGAGGGTATTGCAGCACGGCTCTGCGTCCATCCTGCAAATGAATGTCGCGCGCGTCGGCGGCTTGCTGGAGGCGAAGAAGATCGCCGGGATGGCCGAGGCCTTTTATGCGCAGATTGCGCCGCATCTCTACAACGGCCCGGTCGGGGCAGCCGCTTCGATCCAGCTCGCAGCCACCTGCCCGAACTTCCTTATCCATGAGGCGATCATGGATTTTGGCGGCTTCCACGCCGAGGTGCTGAAGACAAAGCTGAGCTTCGACGACGGCTATCTCATCCCGTCACGCGAGCCGGGCCTCGGCATTGAGCTGAACCACGAGGTCATCGCCCGCCACACGCCCTATACCGGCGAGCGACTGCACCTGCAGATGGCGCCGGAGCATGCCGATGTGAAGGCCTTCATGCCGGCCAAGGGCTAA
- a CDS encoding GMC family oxidoreductase yields the protein MIFDFIVVGAGSAGCIVASRLSESGRHSVLLIEAGGEDKSFWFKIPVGYAKSYYNPKVNWMYRTEPEANLGGRRIYAPRGKVQGGSGSINAMVFVRGAAEDFDDWRDAGNPGWGFDDVLPFFRKLETHARGESRWHGGSGPIHVTPMRGATHPVSDAFLDACNELDIPLNEDFNGETLEGAGVYDVNTRRGQRSHSSAEYLRPALKRPNLTIEREAHARRLLVETDGRVSGIEVMQHGRVRTFTARREVILAAGAVDTPKLMQLSGFGDGSMLFAQGIETRKHLPAVGQNLKDHLCASYYFRSKEPTLNGDFASLIGQVRFGLTWLLKRTGPFAMSVNQAGGFFRGSPEETRPNIQVYFNPLSYRIPDNPRAGLTPEPYPGFLIAFNACRPTSKGTISIASPDAADAPLIRPNYLSTDRDIEEVLQGSRLMRRIVDARALEGWVEEEVSPSKAADTDDKLLDYFRLNSGSIYHLCGTCAMGANPHEAVVDARLRVHGVPGLRIVDASVFPNITAGNINAPTMMVAEKGAAMILEDAVSA from the coding sequence ATGATCTTCGATTTCATCGTGGTCGGTGCAGGCTCGGCAGGCTGCATCGTGGCGAGCCGCCTGAGCGAAAGCGGGCGTCATTCCGTGCTGCTCATCGAGGCGGGTGGCGAAGACAAGTCCTTCTGGTTCAAGATCCCGGTCGGCTACGCCAAGAGCTACTACAATCCCAAGGTCAACTGGATGTACCGTACCGAGCCGGAGGCAAACCTTGGCGGGCGGCGGATCTACGCCCCGCGCGGCAAGGTGCAGGGCGGCTCCGGCTCGATCAATGCGATGGTTTTCGTGCGTGGCGCAGCCGAAGATTTCGACGACTGGCGCGACGCCGGAAACCCGGGCTGGGGCTTCGATGACGTGCTTCCCTTCTTCCGGAAGCTGGAAACCCATGCCCGTGGCGAAAGCCGCTGGCATGGCGGAAGCGGCCCGATCCATGTGACACCGATGCGTGGCGCCACGCATCCGGTAAGCGACGCCTTCCTCGATGCCTGTAACGAGCTCGACATCCCGCTGAACGAGGATTTCAACGGCGAGACGCTTGAGGGGGCCGGCGTCTACGACGTCAATACAAGGCGCGGCCAGCGTTCGCATTCCAGCGCCGAATATCTGCGCCCGGCGCTCAAACGACCGAACCTGACAATCGAGCGCGAGGCACATGCGCGGCGTTTGCTGGTCGAGACGGATGGCAGGGTGTCGGGCATCGAGGTCATGCAGCATGGCCGGGTGAGAACTTTCACCGCGCGCCGCGAGGTCATACTGGCGGCCGGCGCCGTCGATACGCCAAAGCTGATGCAGCTTTCAGGCTTTGGCGATGGATCGATGCTCTTTGCGCAGGGCATCGAGACCCGCAAACATCTGCCGGCGGTCGGCCAGAACCTTAAGGACCATCTCTGCGCCAGCTACTACTTCCGTTCGAAAGAGCCCACACTGAACGGCGATTTCGCGAGCCTCATTGGCCAGGTGCGCTTCGGACTGACATGGCTCCTGAAGCGTACCGGCCCCTTCGCCATGAGCGTCAATCAGGCCGGGGGCTTCTTCCGCGGATCGCCTGAGGAGACGCGCCCGAACATCCAGGTCTATTTCAACCCGCTCTCCTACCGCATTCCGGACAACCCGCGCGCGGGCCTGACACCGGAGCCCTATCCCGGTTTCCTGATCGCCTTCAATGCCTGCCGCCCGACCAGCAAGGGCACGATCTCGATCGCCTCGCCCGACGCTGCCGACGCTCCGCTCATTCGACCAAACTACCTGTCGACGGATCGCGATATCGAGGAAGTCTTGCAAGGCAGCCGGTTGATGCGCCGCATCGTGGACGCGCGGGCGCTGGAAGGCTGGGTCGAGGAGGAAGTGTCGCCATCCAAGGCTGCCGATACAGATGACAAGCTGCTCGACTATTTCCGTCTCAACAGCGGCTCGATCTATCACCTCTGCGGCACCTGCGCGATGGGTGCCAATCCGCATGAGGCTGTGGTGGATGCGCGGCTCCGCGTGCATGGCGTGCCGGGTCTCCGCATCGTCGACGCCTCTGTATTCCCCAACATTACAGCCGGCAACATCAACGCCCCGACCATGATGGTTGCGGAAAAGGGTGCTGCGATGATCCTCGAAGACGCCGTCTCCGCCTGA
- a CDS encoding LysR substrate-binding domain-containing protein, giving the protein MRRLPALSAMKVFEVVGQTRSFTRAAELLNLTQSAVSRQVRNLEEQLGEPLVIRRHHHLELTPSGTELLASLQQAFHTVETTVRNIREKSNPRRLRINVPPTFAKRWLMPRLMSLRAFLPDVDLSITTDVEDNLSERGMLDCAIRFGDGEWPSLRSERLFTERHIAVCAPHLMEGMRDGEAIDLSRFTFLHVLASADQRYLTWQRWLDAAGLTETDTQGGLEFDLLDLVIEAACNGLGVAVADRSMVAPLMQTSALTQVLDVEVEGHESYWLVTRTDRALSPHVEALKCWLRQEITEGSIAQLKQAHA; this is encoded by the coding sequence ATGAGACGACTGCCGGCGCTATCCGCGATGAAGGTATTTGAGGTGGTCGGTCAGACCCGCAGCTTCACGCGTGCAGCGGAATTGCTGAACCTTACCCAGAGCGCCGTCAGCCGTCAGGTGCGCAATCTCGAGGAACAGCTCGGCGAACCCCTTGTCATCCGCAGGCACCATCACCTGGAACTGACGCCGTCCGGTACAGAACTGCTCGCCTCGCTGCAGCAGGCCTTCCACACGGTGGAGACGACGGTTCGCAACATCCGCGAGAAGAGCAATCCCCGCCGTCTCCGGATCAACGTGCCGCCGACCTTTGCCAAGCGCTGGCTGATGCCGCGGCTGATGAGCCTCAGAGCCTTCCTGCCCGACGTCGATCTGAGTATCACCACGGATGTCGAGGACAATCTCTCCGAACGCGGCATGCTCGACTGCGCGATCCGTTTCGGCGACGGCGAATGGCCGAGCCTGCGCTCGGAACGTCTCTTCACCGAACGCCATATCGCCGTCTGCGCCCCACACCTGATGGAAGGGATGCGGGATGGCGAAGCGATCGATCTCTCCCGCTTCACCTTCCTGCATGTGCTGGCCTCTGCCGACCAGCGGTATCTCACCTGGCAACGCTGGCTGGATGCAGCGGGCCTCACAGAGACCGACACGCAAGGCGGATTGGAATTCGACCTGCTGGATCTCGTCATCGAAGCCGCCTGCAATGGTCTTGGTGTCGCCGTCGCCGATCGGTCTATGGTTGCACCGCTGATGCAGACGAGCGCACTCACCCAGGTCCTGGATGTGGAAGTGGAGGGGCACGAATCCTACTGGCTGGTGACACGCACCGACCGGGCGCTGTCTCCGCATGTCGAAGCGCTCAAATGCTGGCTGCGGCAAGAAATCACCGAAGGCTCGATTGCACAGCTCAAACAAGCGCACGCTTGA
- the atpA gene encoding F0F1 ATP synthase subunit alpha, with protein sequence MDIRAAEISAILKDQIKNFGKEAEVSEVGQVLSVGDGIARVYGLDNVQAGEMVEFPGGIRGMALNLEADNVGVVIFGADRGIKEGDIVKRTGAIVDVPVGPELLGRVVDALGNPIDGKGPINATRRSRVDVKAPGIIPRKSVHEPMSTGLKAIDALIPVGRGQRELVIGDRQTGKTAIILDAFLNQKAIHDNGPDAEKLYCVYVAIGQKRSTVAQFVKVLEERGALQYSIIIAATASDPAPMQYLAPFAGCAMGEYFRDNGQHALIAYDDLSKQAVAYRQMSLLLRRPPGREAYPGDVFYLHSRLLERAAKMGDAAGAGSLTALPVIETQGNDVSAFIPTNVISITDGQIFLETDLFYQGIRPAVNVGLSVSRVGSAAQIKAMKQVAGSIKGELAQYREMAAFAQFGSDLDAATQRLLNRGARLTELLKQPQFSPLKTEEQVAVIFAGVNGYLDKIPVSDVGKFEQGFLSYLRSEGKAILDSIRTEKAISDDTKGKLKAALDSFAKNFA encoded by the coding sequence ATGGATATCCGCGCCGCGGAAATTTCCGCAATTCTTAAAGATCAAATCAAGAACTTCGGCAAAGAGGCGGAAGTCTCTGAAGTTGGCCAGGTTCTGTCCGTCGGTGACGGTATCGCCCGCGTCTACGGCCTCGACAACGTTCAGGCCGGCGAAATGGTCGAGTTCCCGGGCGGCATCCGCGGTATGGCGCTCAACCTCGAAGCCGACAACGTCGGTGTGGTTATCTTCGGTGCCGACCGTGGCATCAAGGAAGGCGACATCGTCAAGCGGACCGGCGCCATCGTTGACGTTCCGGTTGGTCCGGAGCTGCTCGGCCGCGTCGTCGACGCGCTCGGCAACCCGATCGACGGCAAGGGCCCGATCAACGCGACCCGCCGTTCGCGCGTCGACGTGAAGGCTCCGGGCATCATCCCGCGCAAGTCGGTTCATGAGCCGATGTCGACCGGCCTCAAGGCCATTGACGCCCTGATCCCGGTCGGCCGTGGCCAGCGCGAGCTCGTCATCGGTGACCGTCAGACCGGTAAGACGGCCATCATTCTGGACGCCTTCCTCAACCAGAAGGCCATCCACGACAACGGTCCTGACGCTGAAAAGCTGTACTGCGTCTACGTCGCTATCGGTCAGAAGCGTTCGACTGTCGCCCAGTTCGTGAAGGTTCTCGAAGAGCGTGGCGCTCTCCAGTACTCGATCATCATCGCTGCTACCGCTTCGGACCCGGCTCCGATGCAGTATCTCGCACCGTTCGCCGGTTGCGCCATGGGCGAATACTTCCGCGACAATGGCCAGCACGCCCTGATCGCTTACGACGACCTGTCCAAGCAGGCTGTTGCTTACCGTCAGATGTCGCTGCTGCTGCGCCGTCCGCCGGGCCGCGAAGCTTACCCGGGCGACGTCTTCTATCTGCACTCCCGTCTGCTCGAGCGCGCCGCCAAGATGGGTGACGCTGCCGGTGCCGGCTCGCTGACCGCTCTGCCGGTCATCGAAACCCAGGGTAACGACGTTTCGGCCTTCATTCCGACCAACGTCATCTCCATCACCGACGGTCAGATCTTCCTTGAAACCGACCTGTTCTATCAGGGCATTCGTCCGGCCGTTAACGTCGGTCTGTCGGTATCGCGCGTCGGTTCTGCCGCGCAGATCAAGGCGATGAAGCAGGTTGCCGGCTCGATCAAGGGTGAACTCGCCCAGTATCGTGAAATGGCCGCCTTCGCCCAGTTCGGTTCCGACCTCGATGCCGCCACCCAGCGCCTGCTGAACCGTGGTGCCCGTCTGACGGAACTCCTGAAGCAGCCGCAGTTCTCGCCGCTGAAGACGGAAGAACAGGTTGCGGTGATCTTTGCTGGCGTGAACGGTTATCTGGACAAGATCCCCGTCAGCGACGTCGGCAAGTTCGAGCAGGGCTTCCTTTCCTACCTTCGTTCGGAAGGCAAGGCGATCCTGGACTCGATCCGCACCGAAAAGGCGATCAGCGACGACACCAAGGGCAAGCTCAAGGCCGCCCTCGACAGCTTCGCGAAGAACTTCGCCTAA
- a CDS encoding F0F1 ATP synthase subunit epsilon has protein sequence MADNFNFELVSPERLLLSELVSEVVIPATEGEMTVMANHAPTMTTIKPGVVTVKLASGQVTKYVVFGGFADVLPTGCTLLAESAVPLAEIAPDTLTKRIDEARKELEGVEHHEHRTKLEQYLAELTNLNGVLVAA, from the coding sequence ATGGCCGACAATTTCAACTTTGAGCTCGTTTCGCCCGAGCGTCTTCTGCTCTCCGAACTGGTGAGCGAAGTCGTGATTCCGGCAACGGAAGGCGAAATGACCGTCATGGCCAATCATGCGCCGACCATGACGACGATCAAGCCGGGCGTCGTGACTGTGAAGCTCGCTTCCGGTCAGGTCACGAAGTACGTGGTCTTCGGCGGCTTTGCCGACGTTCTGCCGACCGGCTGCACGCTGCTTGCCGAATCGGCCGTCCCGCTGGCCGAAATCGCTCCGGATACGCTGACCAAGCGCATCGACGAGGCCCGCAAGGAACTCGAAGGCGTCGAGCATCACGAGCACCGTACCAAGCTCGAGCAGTATCTTGCCGAGCTGACCAATCTGAACGGCGTTCTCGTCGCTGCCTGA
- the aldA gene encoding aldehyde dehydrogenase yields MSTFHNFIAGSFRETGSRQPIEVKNPATGRVFASVTSATEADVIEAVDAAAIAQKPWGRLPAIERGNALRRLADAVERHQQKIGAALAEESGKSLEDAVAETGYGVELMRYHAEWARRVEGEVIESDTPDETLMLKRAPIGVVACLIPFNFPIYTLVRKIAPALITGNAVVVRPSNNTPSSAFVFAEAIQEADLPAGLVSIMTMSHEVAEVMCTRREVGMITLTGSVAAGQVVLDYCKANIAKPSLELGGKTPVIVEPDADLDVVTKSVLAAKTAHCGQVCTSVERLYVHASVHGPLLAKLKDAFERRHYGDRAEDPTRMGPLANAAARLRVHHMVERAKADGAVIETGGFLPAGDGYFYPPTLLSDCRQDMEIVQEEVFGPVLAVIPYTDFDEALDMASDHQFGLASVVFTENYRKVMKAANEIEAGELYINRFPADPYQGYHAGWKRSGLGGDDGKHGMLEFTQTRLVILKH; encoded by the coding sequence ATGTCCACCTTCCACAACTTCATCGCCGGATCCTTTCGCGAGACCGGTTCCCGCCAGCCGATCGAGGTGAAGAACCCGGCGACCGGTCGGGTCTTTGCGTCAGTGACATCGGCGACAGAGGCTGATGTGATCGAGGCGGTGGACGCTGCTGCTATTGCCCAGAAGCCCTGGGGGCGTCTGCCCGCCATTGAGCGCGGCAATGCACTCCGCAGGCTCGCCGACGCCGTGGAGCGCCACCAGCAGAAGATTGGTGCAGCACTGGCTGAGGAATCCGGCAAGAGCCTCGAGGATGCCGTGGCCGAAACCGGTTACGGCGTGGAACTGATGCGCTACCACGCCGAATGGGCGCGCCGCGTCGAGGGCGAGGTGATCGAGAGCGATACGCCGGATGAAACCTTGATGCTGAAGCGGGCACCGATCGGCGTCGTCGCCTGCTTGATCCCCTTCAACTTCCCGATCTACACGCTGGTGCGCAAGATCGCCCCGGCCCTGATCACCGGCAATGCCGTGGTCGTCAGGCCCAGCAACAACACACCGAGCTCCGCATTTGTGTTTGCCGAAGCGATCCAGGAGGCAGATCTCCCTGCGGGTCTCGTCAGCATCATGACCATGAGCCATGAGGTGGCAGAAGTCATGTGCACCCGCCGCGAAGTCGGCATGATCACGCTGACCGGAAGCGTGGCTGCCGGCCAGGTGGTTCTCGACTATTGCAAGGCAAACATCGCCAAGCCCTCGCTGGAACTCGGCGGCAAGACACCTGTCATCGTCGAGCCGGATGCCGATCTCGATGTGGTGACGAAAAGCGTGCTTGCGGCCAAGACGGCCCATTGCGGCCAGGTCTGCACCTCCGTCGAGCGTCTTTACGTACATGCCTCCGTGCATGGCCCACTTCTCGCCAAGCTCAAGGATGCCTTCGAACGCCGCCATTATGGCGACCGCGCCGAGGATCCGACACGCATGGGACCGCTGGCCAATGCCGCAGCCCGTCTCAGGGTTCATCACATGGTGGAACGTGCCAAGGCAGACGGCGCCGTCATCGAGACGGGCGGATTCCTGCCTGCAGGCGACGGCTATTTCTATCCGCCGACCCTGCTCTCCGACTGCCGCCAGGACATGGAAATCGTCCAGGAAGAAGTCTTCGGCCCCGTACTCGCAGTCATTCCCTACACCGATTTCGACGAGGCATTGGACATGGCCAGCGACCACCAGTTCGGCCTCGCCTCCGTCGTCTTCACCGAAAACTACCGCAAGGTGATGAAGGCGGCGAACGAGATCGAGGCGGGTGAGCTCTACATCAACCGCTTTCCGGCCGATCCCTACCAGGGCTACCACGCCGGCTGGAAGCGCTCCGGTCTCGGCGGCGATGATGGCAAGCACGGCATGCTGGAGTTCACCCAGACCCGCCTTGTCATCCTCAAGCACTGA
- a CDS encoding F0F1 ATP synthase subunit gamma, producing MPSLKDLKNRIASVKATQKITKAMKMVAAAKLRRAQEAAEAARPYSQRMGVVLANIAQAVGSDDSAPRLMTGTGKDDVHLLVVCTAERGLCGGFNSSIARFARDHARKLLAQGKTVKFFCVGKKGYDSLRREFAGMIVERTDLREVKRVGFTNADAIGRKVIGMFDRGEFDVCTLFYSEFKSVISQIPTAQQIIPAAPAEAAPQGGASALYEYEPDAAGILEDLIPRNISVQIFRALLENVAGEMGAKMSAMDNATRNAGEMINKLTLSYNRQRQAQITKELIEIISGAEAL from the coding sequence ATGCCTTCACTTAAGGATCTGAAAAACCGGATCGCCTCCGTCAAGGCGACGCAGAAGATCACCAAGGCGATGAAGATGGTCGCCGCGGCGAAACTGCGTCGTGCGCAGGAAGCGGCCGAGGCTGCCCGCCCGTACTCGCAGCGCATGGGTGTCGTCCTGGCCAACATCGCGCAAGCCGTGGGTTCGGACGACAGCGCACCCCGCCTGATGACCGGTACTGGCAAGGACGACGTGCATCTGCTCGTCGTCTGCACTGCCGAGCGTGGTCTGTGCGGCGGTTTCAACTCGTCGATCGCCCGTTTCGCCCGTGACCATGCGCGCAAGCTCCTGGCCCAGGGCAAGACGGTGAAGTTCTTCTGCGTCGGCAAGAAGGGTTACGACAGCCTGCGTCGCGAATTCGCGGGCATGATCGTCGAACGAACGGATCTGCGTGAAGTGAAGCGTGTCGGCTTCACCAATGCGGATGCCATCGGTCGCAAGGTCATCGGCATGTTCGATCGCGGCGAATTCGATGTCTGCACGTTGTTCTACTCCGAGTTCAAGTCGGTGATCAGCCAGATCCCGACCGCCCAGCAGATCATCCCGGCCGCCCCGGCCGAGGCTGCTCCGCAGGGTGGCGCATCGGCTCTCTATGAATATGAGCCGGATGCGGCTGGGATCCTCGAGGATCTCATCCCGCGCAACATCTCGGTTCAGATTTTCCGGGCCCTGCTCGAGAACGTCGCGGGTGAAATGGGCGCCAAGATGAGCGCCATGGACAATGCGACACGCAATGCCGGTGAGATGATCAATAAGCTGACGCTTTCGTACAACCGCCAGCGTCAGGCGCAGATCACCAAGGAACTCATTGAAATCATTTCGGGCGCGGAAGCGCTCTGA
- a CDS encoding L-lactate dehydrogenase — MKVGIVGAGMVGSSAGYALALMGLASEIVLIDRNEALAIAQAEDIAHAVPFMSSTIVNAGQYRDLEGAGVVILSAGVSQKPGETRLELLERNAAVFRSVLAEVLPVAPDAILLIASNPVDIMTQITTRLSGLDPRRVIGSGTILDTARFRSLVGRHLGISPQSVHAYVLGEHGDSEVLAWTSARAGSVPLSSFAAQVGSPLTAEVRAQIDDGVRNAAYKIINGKGSTYYGIGAGLARIVKAIARDQRDVLSVSITTPEVAGVRDVALSIPRVVGAEGVVADLFPDLDDEEYAALNRSASLLKERADAIPL; from the coding sequence ATGAAGGTCGGTATCGTGGGTGCGGGAATGGTCGGCAGCTCGGCGGGTTATGCGCTGGCGCTGATGGGGCTTGCCAGCGAGATCGTGCTCATCGATCGCAATGAGGCACTCGCCATCGCGCAGGCGGAAGACATTGCCCATGCGGTACCGTTCATGTCCTCGACCATCGTGAATGCCGGGCAGTACCGGGATCTTGAGGGCGCGGGTGTGGTCATCCTCTCCGCCGGTGTGAGCCAGAAACCCGGCGAAACACGCCTCGAGCTTCTGGAGCGCAACGCTGCGGTCTTCCGTTCCGTGCTTGCCGAGGTGTTGCCGGTCGCACCGGATGCAATTCTGCTGATCGCCTCCAACCCCGTCGATATCATGACCCAGATCACCACACGACTTTCCGGGCTCGATCCTCGCCGGGTGATCGGCTCCGGGACCATTCTCGACACCGCGCGTTTCCGCAGCCTTGTCGGGCGGCATCTCGGGATTTCCCCGCAATCGGTGCATGCCTATGTGCTCGGCGAACATGGTGACAGCGAGGTTCTCGCCTGGACGAGTGCCCGTGCAGGCTCCGTGCCGCTGTCTTCCTTTGCCGCGCAAGTCGGGTCCCCGCTTACGGCGGAAGTCCGCGCCCAGATCGACGACGGCGTGCGCAACGCGGCCTACAAGATCATCAACGGCAAGGGCTCGACCTATTACGGGATCGGCGCAGGTCTCGCCCGTATCGTCAAGGCGATCGCGCGTGATCAGCGCGATGTGCTGTCCGTTTCCATCACAACCCCGGAGGTGGCTGGCGTTCGTGATGTCGCTCTATCAATTCCGCGCGTGGTCGGTGCCGAAGGTGTCGTCGCCGATCTGTTTCCCGATCTCGACGACGAGGAGTATGCGGCCTTGAACCGCAGTGCGTCGCTTTTGAAGGAACGAGCCGACGCCATTCCTTTATAG